One genomic window of Niveibacterium sp. SC-1 includes the following:
- a CDS encoding SHOCT domain-containing protein, translated as MLKSRTLGIVGTLALAAASLLSTPTHAASQPDSRTDLSLSKIEGWMDDPSGSIKWGEWDRMKLDRRTGLDRGTPNQHPVQITAMALIQALSTIRVDIGKGPEPLFVDAELKQIAPAFVAMLSRARPNEDVIFVSTGEHKRGSFRNLLTNGGRLFYADGRINVLLGMALKDVTAQHQAAGQLDGPSLEFGGRDKATKHVQLSGVTTGDVQIVRNDWIAVTAPATPIAAGAIAAAPAVAADPATTQENRFAALQRLKDQGLITDAEFQKKRAELLKEL; from the coding sequence ATGTTGAAGTCCCGCACGCTTGGCATTGTCGGCACCCTCGCCCTGGCCGCCGCATCGCTGCTTTCGACCCCCACGCACGCCGCGTCCCAGCCTGACAGTCGGACCGACCTTTCCCTTTCCAAGATCGAAGGCTGGATGGACGACCCCAGCGGCTCCATCAAGTGGGGCGAGTGGGACCGCATGAAACTTGATCGTCGCACCGGCCTCGACCGTGGCACGCCCAACCAGCACCCCGTTCAGATCACGGCGATGGCGCTCATCCAGGCCTTGTCGACTATCCGGGTGGACATCGGCAAGGGCCCCGAACCGCTCTTCGTGGACGCCGAGCTCAAGCAGATCGCGCCTGCCTTCGTGGCCATGCTCTCCAGGGCCCGTCCCAACGAAGACGTGATCTTCGTGAGCACCGGCGAACACAAGCGCGGCAGTTTCAGAAACTTGCTCACTAACGGCGGCCGCCTGTTTTACGCCGACGGCCGCATCAACGTGCTGCTGGGCATGGCGCTCAAGGACGTGACCGCCCAGCACCAGGCCGCGGGGCAGCTCGATGGCCCCTCCCTGGAGTTCGGCGGCCGCGACAAGGCCACCAAGCACGTGCAGCTCTCGGGTGTGACCACGGGTGATGTGCAGATCGTGCGCAACGACTGGATCGCCGTGACCGCCCCGGCGACGCCCATTGCCGCCGGCGCCATAGCCGCTGCGCCGGCCGTGGCGGCCGATCCGGCCACCACCCAGGAAAACCGTTTCGCGGCCCTGCAACGCCTCAAGGACCAAGGCCTCATCACCGACGCCGAGTTCCAGAAAAAGCGCGCGGAATTGCTCAAGGAACTGTGA
- the rapZ gene encoding RNase adapter RapZ, translating into MQLVLISGLSGSGKSIALAVLEDAGYYCVDNLPANLLPQLVAHLRDAGYERVGVAVDVRSGAGLRDLPATVATLRTLVEDVRFLFLEARNTTLIARFSETRRRHPLADEGTTVLEAIEHERELLEHVGELGQRIDTSDLRTNTLRTWIRDAIDAQPSTGLTLMFESFGFKHGIPLDADLVFDVRCLPNPYYDLDLRPLTGLDQPVADFLCSHEEVGEMVEDIAAFIARWLPAYMRDARAYLTVAIGCTGGQHRSVFIAESLAARFRGEVHVLLRHRALRNL; encoded by the coding sequence ATGCAACTCGTCCTGATCTCCGGCCTTTCCGGTTCCGGCAAAAGCATTGCGCTGGCCGTCCTGGAAGACGCCGGCTACTACTGTGTCGACAACCTGCCGGCGAATCTGCTGCCGCAATTGGTGGCGCATCTGCGCGACGCAGGCTACGAGCGGGTCGGCGTGGCGGTGGATGTGCGCAGCGGTGCCGGCCTGCGCGATCTGCCGGCCACCGTGGCGACCCTGCGCACCCTGGTGGAGGATGTGCGCTTCCTCTTCCTCGAAGCACGCAACACGACGCTCATCGCGCGCTTCTCCGAAACCCGCCGGCGCCATCCCCTGGCTGATGAGGGGACGACGGTCCTCGAGGCGATCGAGCACGAGCGCGAACTGCTCGAACACGTCGGCGAACTCGGTCAGCGGATCGACACCAGCGACCTGCGCACCAACACCCTGCGGACCTGGATCCGCGATGCGATCGACGCCCAGCCTTCGACCGGCCTCACGCTGATGTTCGAATCCTTCGGCTTCAAACACGGGATCCCGCTGGACGCCGATCTCGTCTTCGATGTCCGCTGCCTGCCCAATCCCTACTACGACCTGGACCTGCGGCCGCTCACCGGGCTCGACCAGCCGGTGGCGGATTTCCTCTGCAGCCATGAGGAAGTGGGCGAGATGGTCGAGGACATCGCCGCCTTCATTGCCCGCTGGCTGCCCGCCTACATGCGCGATGCGCGCGCCTACCTGACCGTGGCCATCGGCTGCACCGGCGGCCAGCATCGCAGCGTCTTCATCGCCGAATCGCTGGCCGCGCGCTTCCGTGGCGAGGTGCACGTGCTGCTGCGCCACCGCGCGCTGCGCAATCTCTAG
- the mgtE gene encoding magnesium transporter, protein MSEAQEVHHHSDDVLQHLKEVQSLLARHKLVEEVVHRQDMPKHDLVETLVHKQHLSELAGRLDKLHSADVAYILESLPLEERLIVWDLVKAERDGEILLEVSDAVRESLIETMDQAELVAAAEQLDADELADLAPDLPRQVIEDVYSGMDAEEREQLRAAMSYPEDSVGALMDFDMVTVREDVTLEVVLRYLRRFDQLPDNTDQILVVDRKERLRGVLPIHRLLVSDPEVEVSEIMLTEHLTLEPGDSADDAVNAFERYDLVSAPVVDSHHRLMGRLTVAAVLDFVREQSEAELLSQAGLKEEEDIFAPVLDSVKNRWRWLAINLVTAFIASRVIGAFEHSIERLVALAALMPIVAGIGGNSGNQTITMIVRAIATGQVNAENGRRLFRKEIGVSMINGVVWGGLLGIIAWVLYGDWRLGAVMTSAMTLNLLLAAFMGVAIPWMMLRLGRDPALGSSVLITACTDSGGFFIFLGLATLILL, encoded by the coding sequence ATGTCCGAAGCCCAGGAAGTGCACCACCACAGTGACGATGTGCTGCAGCACCTCAAAGAGGTGCAGAGCCTGCTCGCCCGTCACAAGCTGGTCGAAGAGGTGGTGCACCGGCAGGACATGCCCAAGCACGATCTCGTCGAGACCCTCGTGCACAAGCAGCACCTGTCCGAACTGGCTGGCCGCCTGGACAAGCTGCACTCGGCGGACGTCGCCTACATTCTCGAATCCCTGCCGCTCGAAGAGCGGCTGATCGTCTGGGACCTGGTCAAGGCCGAGCGCGACGGCGAGATCCTGCTGGAGGTCTCTGACGCGGTCCGCGAATCGCTGATCGAGACGATGGACCAGGCCGAGCTGGTCGCCGCGGCCGAACAGCTGGATGCCGACGAGCTCGCCGACTTGGCGCCCGACCTGCCGCGCCAGGTTATCGAGGACGTCTATTCGGGCATGGACGCGGAGGAGCGCGAGCAATTGCGCGCCGCGATGTCCTATCCCGAGGATTCGGTCGGGGCCCTGATGGACTTCGACATGGTGACCGTGCGGGAAGACGTCACCCTCGAAGTGGTGCTGCGCTACCTGCGCCGCTTCGATCAGCTACCCGACAACACCGACCAGATCCTGGTGGTGGACCGCAAGGAGCGCCTGCGCGGCGTGCTGCCGATCCACCGCCTGCTGGTCTCCGACCCGGAGGTCGAGGTGAGCGAGATCATGCTCACCGAACACCTGACGCTGGAGCCGGGCGACAGCGCCGACGATGCGGTCAACGCCTTCGAGCGTTACGACCTGGTGAGCGCGCCGGTGGTCGACAGCCACCATCGCCTGATGGGCCGGCTCACTGTCGCCGCGGTGCTGGACTTCGTGCGCGAACAGTCCGAAGCCGAGCTGCTCTCGCAGGCCGGCCTGAAGGAAGAGGAAGACATCTTCGCGCCGGTGCTCGACTCGGTGAAGAACCGCTGGCGCTGGCTGGCGATCAACCTGGTGACCGCCTTCATCGCCTCGCGGGTGATCGGCGCCTTCGAGCATTCGATCGAAAGGCTGGTGGCGCTCGCGGCGCTCATGCCCATCGTCGCCGGCATCGGCGGCAACTCGGGCAACCAGACCATCACCATGATCGTGCGCGCGATCGCGACGGGTCAGGTCAATGCCGAGAACGGACGCCGCCTCTTCCGCAAGGAGATCGGCGTCTCAATGATCAACGGCGTCGTCTGGGGCGGCCTGCTCGGCATCATCGCCTGGGTGCTCTATGGCGACTGGCGCCTGGGCGCGGTGATGACCTCCGCGATGACGCTCAACCTGCTGCTCGCCGCCTTCATGGGCGTCGCCATTCCCTGGATGATGCTGCGCCTGGGCCGTGACCCGGCGCTGGGCTCTTCGGTCCTGATCACCGCCTGTACCGACTCAGGCGGTTTCTTCATCTTCCTCGGCTTGGCGACGCTGATCCTGCTCTAG
- the hemL gene encoding glutamate-1-semialdehyde 2,1-aminomutase has protein sequence MSDRNQDLFERAQRSIPGGVNSPVRAFRSVGGTPRFFTRGQGPRLWDANGKEYIDYVGSWGPAILGHAHPATIRAVQEAAVGGLSFGAPTEAEIEMAETLCRLVPNMEMVRLVSSGTEATMSAIRLARGFTGRDAIVKFEGCYHGHADSLLVKAGSGLLTFGNPSSGGVPADFIKHTLVLDYNDLEQLEAAFKAHGERIAAVILEPVVGNMNLVRPQPAFLKALRELCTRHGSVLIFDEVMTGFRVGPKGAQGLFGIDADLVTLGKVIGGGMPVGAFGGKREIMQQIAPLGPVYQAGTLSGNPVAVAAGLATLEAIQAPDFYPSLAARTQSLVDGLKQAAAAAGVSFTAEAVGGMFGLYFADQVPTSFTQVMACDRERFNRFFHAMLDAGHYFAPSAFEAGFVSAAHGEAEIAATTAAATKVFAAL, from the coding sequence ATGAGCGACCGCAATCAGGACCTCTTCGAACGCGCCCAGCGCAGCATCCCGGGCGGCGTGAACTCGCCGGTCCGCGCCTTCCGCTCGGTCGGTGGCACGCCGCGCTTCTTCACCCGTGGTCAAGGGCCCCGCCTGTGGGACGCCAACGGCAAGGAATACATCGACTACGTCGGCTCCTGGGGTCCGGCGATCCTGGGGCACGCCCATCCGGCGACGATCCGCGCGGTGCAGGAAGCGGCCGTTGGCGGCCTTTCCTTCGGTGCGCCGACCGAGGCCGAGATCGAGATGGCCGAAACGCTCTGCCGCCTCGTCCCCAATATGGAGATGGTGCGGCTCGTGTCCTCCGGCACCGAGGCGACGATGAGCGCGATCCGGCTGGCGCGCGGCTTCACCGGCCGCGACGCGATCGTGAAGTTCGAAGGTTGCTACCACGGCCATGCTGACAGCCTGCTGGTCAAGGCCGGCTCCGGCCTGCTCACCTTCGGCAACCCGTCCTCGGGCGGCGTGCCGGCGGACTTCATCAAGCACACGCTGGTGCTCGACTACAACGACCTGGAGCAGCTCGAAGCCGCCTTCAAGGCCCATGGCGAGCGCATCGCCGCGGTGATCCTGGAACCGGTGGTCGGCAACATGAACCTGGTGCGTCCGCAGCCCGCCTTCCTCAAGGCGCTGCGCGAGCTGTGCACCCGCCACGGCAGCGTGCTGATCTTCGACGAGGTGATGACGGGTTTCCGGGTCGGCCCCAAGGGCGCCCAAGGCCTCTTTGGCATCGACGCGGACCTGGTGACGCTGGGCAAGGTGATCGGCGGCGGCATGCCGGTGGGGGCCTTCGGCGGCAAGCGCGAAATCATGCAGCAGATCGCGCCCCTGGGCCCGGTCTATCAGGCCGGCACGCTCTCGGGCAATCCGGTGGCGGTGGCCGCCGGCCTCGCGACGCTGGAAGCCATCCAGGCTCCGGACTTCTATCCCTCGTTGGCCGCGCGCACCCAGTCGCTGGTGGATGGGCTCAAACAGGCGGCGGCCGCCGCGGGCGTGAGCTTCACTGCGGAAGCCGTGGGTGGCATGTTCGGCCTCTATTTCGCCGACCAGGTGCCGACCTCTTTTACGCAAGTGATGGCCTGCGACCGCGAGCGCTTCAACCGCTTCTTCCACGCCATGCTGGACGCGGGCCACTACTTCGCGCCCTCCGCCTTCGAGGCCGGCTTCGTCTCGGCCGCGCATGGCGAAGCCGAGATCGCGGCCACGACGGCCGCGGCAACGAAAGTCTTCGCGGCGCTCTAG
- a CDS encoding HNH endonuclease: MTTFDPSVLAESISAETGLGFVGSDGRSADGVRWLEVVPAGHPLGQTFAIRAEIGWRRIDVRFRLGSFAGDLLASTRSADETGRRVFQTVLDACQKAGAGVALIVNGTIRNHRDDAVWEDPWRSFGFVVGKGMLAINEGNDTADMRLIEEWATRATAAVIALLPVEEEARGLPEGAKLRIEVNRYERDRRNRTAALAIHGHKCMACGTDMAERYGAAAEGLIEVHHTIPVSEVGPGYIIDPGTDLIPLCPDCHSVAHRRSPPYSVKELRNMLRPNLPA, encoded by the coding sequence ATGACGACGTTCGATCCTAGTGTGCTGGCGGAATCAATCTCAGCGGAAACGGGGCTTGGATTCGTTGGTTCGGACGGGAGGAGTGCCGACGGAGTCCGTTGGCTCGAAGTAGTCCCTGCTGGGCATCCCCTTGGCCAAACCTTCGCAATCCGTGCCGAAATCGGCTGGCGCCGGATCGACGTACGTTTTCGGCTCGGCAGTTTCGCTGGCGACCTTCTGGCGTCGACGCGGTCGGCCGACGAAACAGGCCGCCGAGTGTTCCAGACCGTGCTTGATGCTTGCCAAAAAGCGGGGGCAGGCGTTGCTCTAATCGTAAACGGCACAATCCGAAATCACAGGGATGATGCAGTATGGGAGGATCCATGGCGTAGCTTCGGATTTGTGGTCGGCAAGGGGATGCTTGCGATCAATGAAGGCAATGACACCGCAGACATGCGTCTGATCGAAGAATGGGCTACCCGCGCAACTGCGGCCGTTATCGCCCTCTTACCGGTCGAAGAGGAGGCGCGTGGCTTGCCAGAGGGAGCGAAGCTAAGGATTGAGGTCAATCGCTATGAGCGTGACCGGCGCAACCGTACTGCGGCGCTCGCTATTCACGGGCACAAATGTATGGCCTGCGGTACGGACATGGCGGAGCGGTACGGAGCCGCTGCCGAGGGGTTGATTGAAGTTCACCATACAATCCCCGTTTCGGAGGTTGGGCCAGGGTACATCATTGATCCTGGAACTGACCTCATACCGCTTTGCCCTGATTGCCATTCAGTTGCACACCGACGTTCACCGCCGTATTCGGTCAAGGAACTACGAAATATGCTGCGCCCGAACTTGCCTGCTTGA
- the thiE gene encoding thiamine phosphate synthase: MTKQRLRGPYAVTPDWTDTRRLLDVTEALLRGGIVLLQYRNKRADAALARAQAGALCELARGYAVPCLINDDPQLALALGADGAHIGREDGALAEARAILGPERIIGISCYNEASRAQAAQAGGADYLAFGAMFDSPTKPAAVRAPLELVRQTRAISPEATICCIGGIQLGNARSLVDAGADLLAVITDLFETADPQTQARAYAQLFSPKAPV, translated from the coding sequence ATGACTAAGCAGCGCCTCCGCGGCCCCTATGCGGTCACCCCGGACTGGACCGACACCCGGCGCCTGCTCGATGTAACCGAAGCCCTGCTGCGCGGCGGCATTGTCTTGCTCCAGTACCGTAACAAGCGCGCCGATGCCGCACTCGCGCGCGCGCAGGCAGGCGCCCTCTGCGAACTGGCACGCGGCTACGCGGTGCCCTGCCTGATCAACGACGACCCGCAGCTCGCCCTGGCGCTGGGGGCGGACGGCGCCCACATCGGCCGCGAGGACGGCGCGCTGGCCGAAGCGCGGGCGATCCTCGGTCCGGAGCGGATCATCGGCATCTCCTGCTACAACGAGGCCAGTCGCGCCCAGGCGGCGCAGGCGGGCGGTGCCGACTACCTGGCCTTCGGCGCCATGTTCGACTCGCCGACCAAGCCGGCCGCCGTGCGCGCGCCGCTGGAGCTGGTGCGCCAGACGCGCGCCATCTCGCCCGAGGCGACGATCTGCTGCATCGGCGGTATCCAGCTGGGCAATGCCCGCAGTCTTGTGGACGCGGGCGCCGACCTGCTCGCCGTCATCACCGATCTTTTCGAAACCGCGGATCCGCAAACGCAGGCCCGCGCTTACGCCCAACTCTTTTCGCCAAAGGCTCCCGTATGA
- a CDS encoding YifB family Mg chelatase-like AAA ATPase — MKDSFSCTANLAPADLPKEGGRFDLPIALGILAASGQIRVEALKGMEFAGELSLDGSLRPVRGALAMALAATRAGRVLVLPAESAAEAALAPRAQVLAAGSLLQVVAHLVGSQSLAAPVLPQAEAGAIAWPDLAEVRGQAAAKRVLEIAAAGRHSLLMFGPPGSGKSMLAHRLPGLLPPMDEEEALASASVLSLTGGFNAAQWARRPFRAPHHSASAAAMVGGGGSPRPGEISLAHNGLLFLDELPEFDRRVLECLREPLETGVITVSRVARQVDFPARFQLVAAMNPCPCGYRGDPRGRCRCTPDRVARYRDRLSGPLLDRIDMLIEVAAVDTAALHASADGESSAAVRERVMRAFALQQRRQGKPNAWLGAAEIDAHCGAEPPAIQLLAKASARLGLSARGTHRLLRVARSIADLAARPLIGVAEMSEAIQLRRGLPESA; from the coding sequence TTGAAGGATAGCTTTAGCTGCACTGCCAACCTCGCGCCGGCCGACTTGCCCAAGGAGGGCGGCCGCTTCGACCTGCCGATCGCACTGGGCATCCTCGCGGCCTCCGGGCAGATCCGCGTCGAGGCTCTCAAGGGCATGGAGTTCGCCGGCGAGCTCTCCCTGGACGGCAGCCTGCGCCCCGTCCGGGGTGCGCTGGCGATGGCGCTGGCGGCGACTCGGGCCGGACGGGTGCTGGTGCTACCGGCGGAGAGCGCCGCCGAGGCCGCGCTGGCGCCGCGCGCCCAGGTTCTGGCGGCCGGAAGCCTGCTGCAGGTGGTCGCGCATCTGGTCGGCAGCCAGTCGCTCGCGGCACCTGTCTTGCCGCAGGCCGAGGCCGGCGCGATCGCCTGGCCGGATCTTGCCGAAGTCCGCGGCCAGGCGGCCGCCAAGCGGGTGCTGGAGATCGCGGCGGCCGGCCGGCATAGCCTGCTGATGTTCGGGCCACCGGGCAGCGGCAAATCCATGCTGGCCCATCGCCTGCCTGGCTTGCTGCCGCCCATGGATGAGGAGGAGGCCCTGGCTTCGGCTTCGGTCCTGTCGCTGACAGGCGGTTTCAACGCCGCCCAGTGGGCCCGCCGTCCCTTCCGCGCACCGCACCACTCGGCCTCCGCCGCCGCCATGGTGGGTGGCGGCGGATCGCCGCGGCCGGGGGAAATCTCCCTCGCGCACAACGGCCTGCTCTTCCTCGACGAGCTTCCGGAATTCGACAGGCGGGTCCTGGAGTGCCTGCGCGAACCGTTGGAGACCGGTGTGATCACCGTGTCGCGCGTGGCGCGGCAGGTCGACTTTCCCGCGCGCTTCCAGCTGGTGGCCGCGATGAATCCATGCCCCTGTGGATACCGGGGCGATCCGCGCGGTCGGTGCCGTTGCACCCCGGACCGGGTTGCCCGCTACCGGGACCGGTTGTCGGGTCCGCTGCTCGATCGCATCGACATGCTGATCGAGGTGGCCGCCGTGGATACGGCCGCCCTGCACGCGTCTGCCGATGGGGAGTCCTCGGCCGCGGTGCGCGAGCGGGTCATGCGCGCCTTCGCGCTGCAGCAGCGCCGGCAAGGCAAGCCCAATGCCTGGCTGGGTGCGGCCGAGATCGATGCGCACTGCGGTGCCGAGCCGCCGGCGATCCAGTTGCTCGCCAAGGCCAGCGCGCGCCTGGGGCTGTCCGCCCGCGGCACACATCGCCTGTTGCGGGTGGCGCGCAGCATCGCCGATCTGGCCGCGCGACCCTTGATCGGTGTGGCGGAAATGTCCGAGGCGATACAACTGCGGCGCGGCCTGCCAGAATCTGCCTGA
- a CDS encoding FTR1 family protein, protein MSHRFLLRRLPVLAFGLFFAATVFAAEADVRRIWQLLDYLAVDYAGAVKDDGVVISESEFAEMREFAKTSQARLAALEPKPERQALVTEAQALSAAIEAKKSPPEVAALAKSLANHLLAAYPVPSSPAAPPKVTAAGALYQAQCAACHGATGGGDGPAGLLLEPRPVAFADKGRARERSAFALYQVLSQGIEGTAMPGFGSMPEADRWALAFYLGQFSHAKDDVVAGEKVWKENAAVRAQLTGLDVLSRTTEADLAKAVGADPARLALAYLHAHPEAVVQNQTLTFDVARQKLVQSLEAARSGDASRATDLALSSYLDGVEPLEPTLATRDKDLLAGIESAMGKYRSLLASKTPQAELQAQADTLAGLFKEGDAVLSSSADATAAFLGSFTILVREGLEALLVVVAMVAFLRKAERPDMLRYVHAGWTGALALGVVTWAVATYLVSVSGANREVTEGLSSLFAAIVLLGVGIWMHQKSMAGMWQKYIHDKLSAALNRKSAWFMFGLSFIAVYREVFETILFYAALWEQGNRQALLGGLVAGVLVLVLIAVALLKFSARLPIGKFFTWSSALVAVLAVVLTGKGVAALQEAGWLSASSISFVRVDLLGIYPSLQSTGAQVAMAALLAAGFLWNARKAKASMKAA, encoded by the coding sequence ATGTCCCACCGCTTCTTGCTGCGCCGCCTGCCTGTGCTCGCCTTCGGCCTCTTCTTCGCGGCAACTGTCTTTGCTGCCGAAGCGGACGTGCGCCGCATTTGGCAGCTGCTTGACTACTTGGCGGTGGACTACGCCGGCGCGGTCAAGGACGACGGCGTAGTCATCAGTGAAAGCGAGTTCGCCGAGATGCGCGAGTTCGCCAAGACCAGTCAGGCCCGACTGGCGGCTCTTGAGCCGAAGCCTGAGCGCCAGGCTCTCGTGACCGAAGCCCAAGCATTGTCGGCGGCCATCGAAGCCAAGAAGAGCCCACCGGAGGTGGCGGCGCTGGCCAAGTCGCTGGCGAACCACTTGCTGGCCGCCTACCCGGTGCCCTCATCCCCCGCGGCCCCTCCGAAGGTCACCGCAGCTGGGGCCCTCTACCAAGCGCAGTGCGCTGCGTGTCACGGGGCCACCGGAGGCGGTGATGGGCCTGCAGGGCTGCTCCTTGAGCCTCGTCCAGTGGCATTCGCTGACAAGGGGCGCGCTCGGGAGCGAAGCGCTTTCGCGCTCTACCAGGTGCTCAGCCAGGGCATCGAAGGCACGGCCATGCCCGGTTTCGGGTCAATGCCAGAGGCCGACCGCTGGGCGTTGGCCTTCTACCTTGGACAGTTTTCGCACGCCAAAGATGACGTCGTCGCAGGCGAGAAGGTCTGGAAAGAGAACGCGGCCGTGCGTGCGCAATTGACGGGACTGGACGTGCTGTCGCGCACGACCGAGGCAGACCTCGCCAAGGCGGTGGGCGCTGACCCAGCTCGGCTTGCCCTGGCCTACCTCCACGCGCACCCCGAGGCGGTGGTGCAGAACCAAACGCTGACCTTCGATGTGGCCCGCCAGAAACTCGTCCAGAGCCTGGAGGCCGCACGCAGCGGCGACGCAAGTCGGGCCACCGACCTGGCCCTGTCCTCGTACTTGGACGGCGTCGAACCACTAGAGCCGACGTTAGCCACCCGGGACAAGGACCTGCTCGCCGGCATCGAAAGCGCGATGGGCAAGTATCGTTCTTTGCTGGCAAGCAAGACGCCGCAAGCGGAACTCCAGGCGCAGGCGGATACCCTCGCTGGGCTGTTCAAGGAAGGCGATGCAGTGCTGAGTTCGAGCGCAGACGCGACCGCTGCGTTTTTGGGCAGCTTCACCATCCTCGTTCGCGAGGGCCTCGAGGCCCTGCTGGTGGTGGTCGCCATGGTGGCGTTCCTACGAAAGGCAGAGCGACCAGACATGCTGCGCTATGTCCACGCGGGCTGGACGGGCGCGCTCGCGCTAGGTGTTGTCACTTGGGCCGTTGCCACATATCTGGTCAGCGTCAGCGGTGCAAACCGTGAAGTCACTGAAGGTCTTTCATCGCTGTTTGCGGCCATCGTCCTGCTGGGCGTTGGCATATGGATGCACCAGAAGAGCATGGCGGGGATGTGGCAGAAGTACATCCATGACAAGCTGTCGGCGGCCCTCAATCGGAAGTCGGCCTGGTTCATGTTCGGGCTGTCTTTTATCGCGGTATACCGCGAGGTCTTCGAGACCATCCTGTTCTATGCGGCGTTGTGGGAGCAAGGTAACCGCCAAGCACTTCTTGGTGGGCTGGTGGCGGGCGTGCTGGTCCTCGTACTCATCGCCGTCGCACTCTTGAAATTCAGTGCGCGACTGCCGATCGGCAAGTTCTTCACTTGGAGTTCTGCACTCGTCGCGGTGCTCGCTGTCGTCCTCACCGGCAAGGGTGTTGCAGCGTTGCAAGAGGCCGGGTGGCTTAGCGCCTCAAGCATCAGCTTCGTTCGCGTCGACTTGTTGGGCATCTATCCGTCTCTTCAAAGCACCGGCGCCCAGGTAGCCATGGCCGCACTGCTGGCGGCAGGCTTCCTGTGGAACGCTCGAAAGGCGAAGGCATCGATGAAGGCCGCCTGA
- a CDS encoding SAM-dependent methyltransferase — translation MQDHRPDQLPPPPPDALAASQALSRHIADAIDAAGGWLAFSEYMALVLYSPGLGYYSGGAHKFGPGGDFITAPELTPLFGQALARQVAELLPQTAPQLIEVGAGTGLLAADLLASLEALDCLPEAYAILELSGELAQRQRETIAARVPHLIDRVRWLSTLPEDFDGVVVANEVLDVIPVALAVWRDGGIFERGVALRDGALAWADRPAQGELLAAAQALPMRAPSSGEYVSEISLAGRAWTAEWARRLKRGALLLIDYGYPQREFYLPSRSTGTLICYYRHRAHPDPFLWPGLCDITAFVDFTAIADAAHAAGLDVLGYADQASFLMNCGLLEILAQRGPTDTPDYIRAARAAQRLIAPHEMGELFKVLALGKGVSPALRGFARGDRLHAL, via the coding sequence ATGCAAGACCATCGCCCCGATCAGCTTCCTCCGCCCCCTCCCGACGCCCTCGCTGCCAGCCAGGCGCTTTCCCGCCATATTGCCGACGCGATCGACGCGGCCGGCGGCTGGCTCGCCTTCTCCGAATACATGGCCCTGGTGCTCTACAGCCCCGGCCTGGGTTACTACAGCGGCGGCGCGCACAAGTTCGGGCCTGGCGGTGACTTCATTACTGCACCCGAGCTCACGCCGCTCTTCGGCCAGGCACTGGCGCGCCAGGTCGCCGAGCTGCTGCCGCAGACCGCGCCGCAGTTGATCGAGGTGGGCGCGGGCACCGGCCTGCTCGCGGCCGATCTGCTGGCAAGCCTGGAGGCGCTGGACTGCCTGCCGGAGGCGTATGCGATCCTCGAATTGTCCGGCGAGCTCGCGCAACGGCAGCGCGAGACGATCGCCGCGCGGGTGCCGCATTTGATCGATCGCGTGCGCTGGCTCTCGACCCTGCCCGAGGATTTCGACGGCGTGGTGGTTGCCAACGAAGTGCTGGACGTGATCCCGGTGGCGCTCGCCGTCTGGCGCGACGGCGGCATCTTCGAACGTGGCGTCGCGCTGCGCGATGGCGCGCTGGCCTGGGCCGACCGTCCCGCACAGGGCGAGCTGCTGGCCGCGGCGCAGGCGCTGCCGATGCGCGCACCATCCAGCGGTGAATATGTCAGCGAGATTTCGCTTGCCGGCCGTGCCTGGACGGCGGAGTGGGCGCGGCGCCTGAAGCGTGGCGCGCTGCTGCTGATCGACTACGGTTATCCGCAGCGCGAGTTCTATCTGCCCTCGCGCAGCACCGGCACCCTCATCTGCTACTACCGCCACCGCGCGCATCCCGATCCCTTTCTGTGGCCGGGGCTCTGCGACATCACCGCCTTCGTGGACTTCACCGCGATCGCGGACGCCGCGCATGCGGCGGGTCTCGACGTGCTGGGCTACGCCGACCAGGCGAGCTTCCTGATGAACTGCGGTCTCCTGGAGATCCTGGCGCAGCGCGGACCGACCGACACGCCGGACTACATCCGCGCCGCGCGTGCCGCACAGCGCCTGATCGCGCCGCACGAGATGGGCGAACTCTTCAAGGTGCTCGCACTCGGCAAGGGCGTCTCGCCCGCGCTGCGCGGCTTCGCGCGGGGCGATCGACTGCACGCGCTGTAG